Proteins co-encoded in one Papaver somniferum cultivar HN1 chromosome 5, ASM357369v1, whole genome shotgun sequence genomic window:
- the LOC113282602 gene encoding uncharacterized protein LOC113282602 gives MKQNFKTSIIKKPPSSSFSPSSILNYLFMSTVNTAARTLNSFVQSSSSPNPMSWKLTDHFRYAGMLLIWFTLWVLRVLMDYVPLSFVPSPLLDGLASSIGLASSHDHHSTSFYGGDPLSSSSTSPSMDLVLHQGYGGSGGNNYYYDESIDISDQRGGGSSSSKSIGRALSHIFTLMNEIPATSRKYQFAVSMADRIVDENVREGHAALQEVNRMALSYAFSRTYNMLYRSLQDNNQANVMDHDTGTGLFRSLPLGSYMESGLRFCLNSFTPFGLGGVLLDSFTSKKVKKPVTPGGGYYDEEERILAAEKLAQELLWITNKLRACGAVDEALGQWSLASGLASLSFSSHHRVQSLIVKITIILLGELARGAGHHKESLLVEAPREVKYRLLLLWIPLLCYANGGLSYPVLTGIEKAETERVIDQVISTLPASDQEIILTNWLQDYTNSSSDWPNLQRSYDQWCRSSRNNILLLTKE, from the exons ATGAAGCAAAACTTCAAAACCAGTATAATTAAGaaaccaccatcatcatcattctcACCTTCATCAATCTTGAATTACCTCTTCATGTCTACCGTCAACACAGCTGCAAGAACTCTAAACTCATTTGTTCAGTCCTCATCATCACCAAACCCTATGTCATGGAAACTGACTGATCATTTTCGTTATGCTGGAATGTTATTGATATGGTTTACTCTATGGGTGTTAAGAGTTTTGATGGATTATGTTCCTCTTTCGTTTGTTCCTTCTCCTCTTCTTGATGGACTTGCATCATCCATTGGACTTGCATCATCTCATGATCATCACTCAACTTCTTTTTATGGAGGTGATCCGTTATCCTCTTCTTCTACTTCACCTTCAATGGATTTGGTACTGCATCAAGGATATGGCGGTAGTGGTGGTAATAACTATTATTATGATGAAAGTATTGATATTAGTGATCAGCGAGGAGGAGGATCTTCATCATCTAAATCAATCGGTAGAGCGCTCTCTCAT ATTTTTACCTTGATGAACGAGATACCAGCAACATCAAGGAAGTATCAATTTGCAGTATCAATGGCTGACAGAATCGTCGATGAGAACGTAAGAGAAGGACACGCAGCACTGCAGGAGGTGAACCGCATGGCACTCTCATACGCCTTCTCGCGTACCTATAACATGTTGTACAGGTCACTACAAGACAACAATCAAGCCAATGTTATGGACCATGACACGGGAACTGGACTTTTCCGTTCACTGCCATTAGGGTCGTATATGGAATCGGGGCTTCGCTTTTGTCTCAATAGTTTCACACCGTTTGGATTAGGAGGGGTTTTGCTCGACAGCTTTACGTCTAAAAAGGTAAAGAAGCCGGTCACACCCGGAGGTGGATATTATGATGAGGAGGAGCGGATCTTGGCAGCTGAGAAATTAGCTCAGGAACTGCTTTGGATTACAAACAAGCTTCGGGCTTGTGGTGCAGTAGATGAAGCATTGGGCCAATGGAGTTTAGCGTCAGGGCTAGCCTCGCTGTCTTTCTCCTCGCATCATAGGGTACAAAGCCTCATTGTTAAGATTACAA TTATCTTGCTTGGAGAGCTAGCTAGAGGAGCAGGTCATCATAAGGAGTCGTTGCTGGTAGAGGCACCAAGGGAAGTGAAATACAGACTACTACTTCTGTGGATACCTCTGTTATGCTATGCCAATGGTGGGTTGTCTTACCCAGTACTCACAGGAATCGAGAAGGCAGAGACGGAAAGAGTGATCGATCAAGTGATATCGACGTTACCTGCATCCGATCAAGAGATAATACT